A window of uncultured Draconibacterium sp. contains these coding sequences:
- a CDS encoding NAD-dependent epimerase/dehydratase family protein: MIFVTGGTGLVGAHLLFELTKAGKEVRALKRATSNLNQVLKTFSYYTENPQELFEKIEWVDGDILDYYSLEKLLIGVTEIFHCAAIVSFDPKERVRMISNNVEGTRNLVDAAIENGVKKLCHVSSIAALGKLQNGQAITEETNWLPSKKNSGYSESKFFSEVEIWRGIEEGLDAVIVNPSIIFGPGNWESGSSKIFKTIWDGMKFYTKGVTGFIDVKDVVQAMILVTDSSNFERCKNQRFILSAENLSYQYIFSQIAQSLEKPAPAIWANDLLLALVWRMAKLVSFFTRKAPFITKETASGRNLVNNFDGSKVTRLTGLKYTAIPESIKTTAAFLEKDMT, encoded by the coding sequence ATGATATTTGTTACAGGTGGAACAGGATTGGTTGGAGCGCATTTACTTTTTGAACTTACAAAAGCCGGGAAAGAAGTACGGGCTTTAAAACGCGCGACAAGCAACTTAAATCAGGTTCTAAAAACCTTTTCCTATTACACCGAAAATCCACAGGAACTTTTTGAAAAAATAGAATGGGTTGATGGAGATATTCTCGACTATTATTCGCTTGAAAAACTACTGATTGGTGTTACCGAAATCTTTCACTGCGCCGCCATTGTGTCGTTTGATCCAAAGGAAAGAGTGAGAATGATTTCGAACAATGTGGAAGGTACACGAAATCTTGTGGATGCTGCCATTGAAAACGGAGTTAAAAAATTATGCCATGTAAGTTCGATTGCCGCGCTCGGAAAATTACAAAACGGACAGGCTATTACCGAAGAAACCAACTGGCTACCTTCTAAAAAGAATTCAGGCTATTCCGAAAGTAAGTTCTTCTCGGAAGTTGAAATATGGCGGGGCATTGAAGAGGGACTGGATGCTGTAATTGTAAATCCGTCCATTATTTTTGGACCAGGCAACTGGGAAAGCGGAAGTTCAAAAATATTCAAAACAATTTGGGATGGCATGAAATTCTACACCAAAGGAGTAACCGGTTTTATAGATGTTAAAGATGTTGTGCAGGCCATGATTTTGGTGACAGATTCCTCAAATTTTGAGCGGTGCAAAAATCAGCGTTTTATTTTGAGTGCAGAAAACCTGAGTTACCAGTATATATTTTCTCAAATTGCCCAGTCTCTGGAAAAACCGGCTCCTGCCATTTGGGCGAACGATTTACTTTTAGCACTGGTGTGGAGAATGGCAAAACTTGTTAGTTTCTTTACCCGAAAAGCTCCTTTTATTACAAAAGAAACAGCGAGTGGACGAAACCTTGTTAACAATTTCGATGGTTCAAAAGTAACTCGTTTAACCGGCTTAAAATACACTGCCATTCCCGAATCGATTAAAACTACAGCTGCTTTTCTTGAAAAAGACATGACATAA
- a CDS encoding Gfo/Idh/MocA family oxidoreductase, which translates to MKNDRLRTKSVYNIAILGCGKVAHLHAKAILNLPNANLVGVWSRSLKTATEFAAQYQVASYTNIDKLIRSKNVDLAIVCTPHPFHLNPCVEAANAGANILVEKPLASTLDDADKMIAACKHAGVKLGVVSQRRWYEPVKRVKEAIDAGKIGKPVFGTINMLGWRDRDYYDADLWRGTWEMEGGGVLVNQAPHQLDILLWYMGEIDEVYGHWQNLNHPYIEVEDTAVAIVKFKNGGIGNIIVSNSEKPGIYGKVHVHGENGASVGVQTDGGAMFIAGMSGILEPPVNDIWSVPGEEKMLDKWVEEDCAHFNTIDPMVYYMERQIEDFLQALETNSEPLVNGVEGRKTVELFTAIYRSTRDNKPIKFPLKPEGKGDMYGRLSSKK; encoded by the coding sequence ATGAAAAACGATCGATTAAGAACAAAATCTGTTTACAATATTGCTATTCTTGGCTGCGGTAAGGTGGCACATCTTCATGCAAAAGCCATATTAAATCTACCCAACGCAAATTTGGTTGGAGTTTGGAGCAGAAGTCTAAAAACTGCCACAGAGTTTGCAGCTCAGTATCAGGTAGCCAGTTACACCAATATCGACAAATTGATCAGAAGCAAAAATGTTGATTTGGCAATTGTTTGCACTCCACATCCTTTTCATTTAAATCCATGCGTTGAAGCAGCCAATGCCGGAGCAAATATTCTGGTTGAAAAACCTTTGGCATCTACTCTGGATGACGCCGATAAAATGATAGCCGCCTGCAAACATGCGGGAGTCAAACTGGGTGTTGTTAGTCAAAGGCGTTGGTACGAGCCTGTAAAACGGGTAAAGGAAGCCATTGATGCCGGCAAAATCGGTAAGCCGGTTTTTGGTACAATTAATATGCTTGGTTGGCGTGACAGGGATTACTACGATGCTGATTTGTGGCGCGGTACATGGGAAATGGAAGGAGGTGGAGTTTTGGTCAATCAGGCACCACATCAGTTAGATATTTTATTGTGGTACATGGGTGAAATCGATGAGGTGTATGGACATTGGCAAAACCTGAATCATCCGTATATTGAAGTTGAAGATACTGCCGTTGCCATTGTTAAGTTTAAAAATGGTGGCATCGGAAATATAATAGTTAGTAACTCCGAAAAACCCGGTATTTACGGGAAAGTGCATGTGCACGGCGAGAACGGTGCTTCAGTAGGTGTTCAAACCGATGGTGGAGCCATGTTTATTGCAGGTATGTCAGGCATACTGGAGCCTCCGGTAAATGATATTTGGTCGGTACCTGGAGAAGAAAAAATGTTGGATAAATGGGTTGAGGAAGATTGTGCACATTTTAATACAATCGATCCGATGGTGTATTATATGGAACGACAAATCGAAGATTTTTTGCAGGCCCTTGAAACCAATTCAGAACCATTGGTAAATGGAGTAGAAGGAAGAAAAACCGTTGAATTATTTACCGCTATTTATCGCTCAACCCGCGACAATAAACCCATTAAATTTCCACTAAAACCTGAAGGTAAAGGCGATATGTACGGACGGCTTAGTTCAAAAAAATAA
- a CDS encoding galactitol-1-phosphate 5-dehydrogenase, with the protein MKALVLDNYMELNYRDFAKPEIAANEVLVRVQACGICGSDIHGMDGSTGRRQPPIIMGHEASGEIAGLGSDVRGWKLGDRVTFDSTIYPLNDWYTLQGRYNISDNRKVLGVSPIDYKKHGAFAEYVSMPAHILYKIPDNVTFEQAAMVEPVAVAAHAVKVSKIQAGQSALVVGAGMVGTFVVKMLEIAGASPIIAIDLDENKLALAKEFGATHTFLSTTENLTEKIAELTHNRGTDFGFEVVGMSETVNICISALRKGGTAVLVGNLRPEVTIPLQKVVTTELSLLGSCAINGEYALVLDFMSSGKVNVDKMISAVAPLAEGAKWFNRLYTKEPGLNKVILVP; encoded by the coding sequence ATGAAAGCACTGGTTCTTGATAACTATATGGAGCTGAATTACCGCGACTTTGCCAAGCCGGAAATTGCAGCAAATGAAGTTTTGGTTCGCGTTCAAGCTTGCGGAATTTGTGGTAGCGATATACATGGTATGGATGGCAGTACCGGACGACGACAGCCTCCGATTATTATGGGGCACGAAGCTTCCGGCGAAATTGCCGGGCTTGGTTCAGATGTTCGGGGCTGGAAACTTGGCGATCGTGTAACCTTCGATTCAACCATTTATCCCTTAAACGACTGGTATACTTTACAAGGCCGTTACAACATAAGCGACAACCGAAAAGTGCTGGGTGTTTCTCCAATCGATTATAAAAAGCATGGTGCATTTGCCGAATATGTTTCTATGCCGGCTCATATTTTATACAAAATACCCGACAACGTTACTTTTGAACAGGCAGCCATGGTTGAACCAGTGGCAGTAGCTGCTCATGCAGTAAAAGTTTCAAAAATTCAGGCGGGGCAGAGTGCACTTGTTGTTGGGGCCGGAATGGTAGGAACTTTTGTTGTAAAAATGCTGGAAATTGCCGGTGCTTCGCCAATTATTGCAATCGATTTAGATGAAAACAAACTCGCGCTCGCCAAAGAATTTGGGGCAACACATACCTTTTTAAGTACTACCGAAAATTTGACCGAAAAAATTGCAGAACTGACTCATAACCGGGGCACCGATTTTGGTTTCGAAGTAGTTGGGATGTCAGAAACCGTGAACATTTGCATCAGCGCTTTACGAAAAGGGGGAACTGCTGTTTTAGTAGGTAACCTGCGGCCTGAAGTGACTATTCCTTTGCAAAAAGTTGTAACCACCGAGTTATCGCTTTTGGGGAGTTGTGCCATAAATGGCGAATATGCTTTGGTACTCGATTTTATGTCGTCAGGGAAAGTAAATGTCGATAAAATGATATCTGCAGTTGCTCCGCTGGCCGAAGGAGCGAAATGGTTTAACCGACTTTATACAAAAGAACCCGGATTAAACAAAGTCATTCTGGTTCCTTGA